The genomic stretch CAGTCAATTCAACATCGACTCAAAAAAAGATGGTGTACAGGAGGTATCAGTCCTTCCAGTAGCTGAGTTGTAATGATTTCTCATTCAAGGATTCTTCTCTATTCACATCACGCAATTGACGTGATTCGTGTCTTGAGGCACATGTAGCTGGCTCAGATTAGCGAAGTGAAGGAACGCTCGGCGAAGAAAAGGAGTGACGTGATCGAAAAAAGCTTTGCCAAGAAATAGCTTATTTTCATACAACTGCTACCAAAGAAGCAAGACGGGTATTTTAAAGATGACAGAATTGAGGGTGGTACAATTATGAACAGATAGAGTCTATTGGGGTTGCAAAACTATATTTTAGGACACAAGTTCCCGTACGGAGCGCACGTGACGCCAAGTATTGCTGAATGAATACGTGCCGTGCTCTTAGAACGATGGTAATATAGTCGATGTAGCCTGCTCGATTTCGCACCAGGTGGTGATTGCGGTATAGATAAGATAGTTTGACCCAGAGGCTTTCGATAATATTAAACTGCTGTTGGTTTGTGTCTAATAGTACGGTTCAACTCCACATGAGTACTGCGGTTGCTTGATCATCGTGGTCGATGTATACCATGAAACAAAATCTAGTCGTCTACTACTTGTATAAAAATGTGCCAGTCGTAAAATCTCCATCTTGAATATTCACGGAAATCACTTCGCATTTGGACTGGAAACTGCACACCTCAACTACAGCAAACTACACGTTGACAAAAAGAACCGAACATGACATACTTACTTCACCCACCCCGGAGTTACGTCGTCTTCGCTACTAATCACGGGACTATATCGCACTTCTTACGCCACAAGCACCGCTGGGCCAGATTTTACACTGAGCTGACCACACTTCCCGATTACATCAGTACCTCGTGTATCCGCGAACTAAACGACGGAACAGTTGGGATAGAAGCGGAGGCCTTGGATGGAGAGCAGATGGCTGAGGAGATCAAGCAGATGGCTGAGGAGATCAAGGGGCTGCTTATGCGAGACGGCGACGTGGAACCAGATTTACGATTTGCTGGGCGACTAGTCCATCGCAGTCAAGGCTCAGAATCGAAAACGAAGTGACTGTAAAGAAACGCTATGAGGGTGAGATTACGAGCTGGGATGGAGATGGTTTGGATGGGTCTCGGGAGGCGTGATACACATCCGAGTTGACCATGCGCAAGGACGTGAGAAAGGCCATGCTACCGGTAAATCGCCAAAGCGCGGGGTTTTTTCCCTCGTGTAGGCAACGCATTCAAACCAATGTAATCATGGCCTCGAGGTCATATGCCTATTTGTTACAATGACACGTTAGTCCATGTCTGCACCTCCGTCACTTGACACCACCTAAGTTTTGAGGCACAAACGTGGTGTGATCCCTGAAGACTAATGTTTTAACGCATCCCTGACTCGGCCGGCTATTTGCGACTCAGAATTCGGGATTCAAATCACGACATCAGGAGTGCGCGTATGAGAGAGAGGGGAGCAACACCACCATCGATTGTCGGCAACGGTGCAACCGCGGAGAAGCGAATTGGAATACGGAAACCGCGCGTCGCATCAATTCGCTCAACGATGAGTTGTAACTTAAATTCTTTAGTTTGAGCCGGACGCCATGTCAAAGGCCAGTGGGGACGATCATGTCTGGGGATGGAGTGGAGACACGATGGATGGTGCTGAGTTGTAAGCGTTTTGCTGTTGAGGGGCGTCATGATCACGTGCATGTGCCAGCGGGGTTCACGATCGATCGCCACGGCACTTGCCGGAACCTCCAGGACTGTCTGTACGAACAATCACAACATCTGCTGTTTATTCTACCGAAGCAACTCCGCGCATCACATAACTAGTTTTGTGCATAAGTAAGCACGCCATACAAGCGAAAAATGAGACGAGCCTTCTTTGGGCTGGCATCAAGGTACCCAGCTACCCGATTGGGCTCTGGTGTCTCAATTTCCCCTTGTACGACGACTTCTAAGCGTCCGGTGCTCCATTGATCAACATGCAGATAACGGCCCATCTACCTAGCATTATCAAAACTTTCCATGACCGATGTCATACGACCCCTCGCGTTTTGATCCAATACCTACTGCAACCCTAGCCCATATCTGCTGCGCGAGCAGAATCCGGTGCTGGCCCTGTTGCAAGCGTTGCAGACAACACCACGATGCAGCATCCATTTAGCTGCTACAGAGTAGTAAGTATATTGGGTTCCGGTACTACCTCCAGGGCGGGAATACACGCACAGGCCGCATCCCGCGGAAAGGCTGCCCAAGTGTCAGATGCACCATATCACTTGACCAGTGCTTGCGAGACCCCCCGTTTCACGAACCGGAACTAATCGACCGCAAGCCGACAAAAGCAACAGCGGACATGTGTAAGAATAGTACATGTAGTGTTTTGCTTTTGGCTTATACATGCACACGTGATGCCACGCAAAGGAACAACGCACGTATCTAGGTATGCAATGAAGTCGCGTGTGTAAAGAGACCTATTGCTTTTGCTTCAAGCCTACACACAACTACAGTGCGCCCTGGCTTGCAAGAAACAACAATGTATGCAATATGCATGCATGATAACCACACCTCACCTCGCAGTCACGCAGCTGGAGATCCAGAAGCAAAAAGGAATATCGAGTTCGAGGTATTATGATCGAATTAAAAAATTAACTACAAAAATTGGGTATTATAATGATGAATCGATCGATCCAGACACCTTCCTCCAAAACACTTTTTACCCCAAAGGGTATTGCCAAGTACATTAAAAGCTCGTGTGCTGTTTTACTCTTCTTCATCAGGATTCCTGGGCGTGTCACAACTCAATCCTCCACAAGCCAAGCCAAAGAAAAAAAAAAGCCCTTCCCCCATGCTTTCAAAACTTTTTCCCCTTTTCCCCACATAGGGGGGGCATCTCCCCATGGTGCTAAAAAAGCTTTCCCCGTAAACTAAACGGCTCGACTCGTCATACTGTGATGAGATGGCGCAAGTGCAAGGTATTTTGCCGATTATCGATGTGGGTAATTGGTGGATAGGATGACATCAGTGTTTCGGTGTTTTGACTCGTAGGTCGGCCCCCCAGTTTGGAGGAAGCTTGGCGTAACATCCGTTCCCGCCTTTTGGTTTGACTGGTGCGGGCCAGTTGTAGTCCAAGGCTTCCTCTCCCTCTGCGTCATCGCAGTTGGCTGTTGCTCTGTAGCCGCGGAGTGAGATCATCACTCGGTTGATTGAACGCTCTCGACGCTAGGGGTGGGCGATGACGAGCGGGTGTAGCGCGATGAGAGCGAGGGGCTAGCAATGGGCTGCTGGGTGAAGGAGTGACCCTCGGCTTCGGCTTGCTCGACGGGAAGACGGAGCATCTGGCCGCCAACTAGGTTGGGGACGTAGACAAACTGAGCAGCTGGGGAAGACATGGTGTTTGGTAGTAGGGTGGTTGTTGTAGAGGGTTGAAGTAGTAGTCGTGGTAGTGAAGTATTAAGCTAATAGAGTTTGAGGATAGATGGATATGAGGTGGTCTGATATCGTGATGATGATACACTGTTCTGCCTTCTTCAACGTGGGGATAACCGCCCATCTATATACCCGGCTCCATCAATGGCTCTCAGCTCCCAACGCGTACCTCAAAAAGATGCCCATGTCCCCATGCACCATCCTAAACCCCCAAGTGCCCTCTACCCTTGCAACCCACCAGGCCAAAACCCTATCCCCGACAATCCAAGCATCGCGATACCCACCAGTTTCTCCCGCGACCAACCACGCGCCGCCATGTTAACAGGGGTCAAGCGCCGCTATCTCCGCCGTGTCAGCCCAAGGCGCTGATTCGGCCCAGCTAAGCTGCAGCACGCGTGGCAACTCTCCCAAATAAGCTGACTTGTCGTCTCCGGCGGCGGTGATAAGCGGTTCATGCGTGTCTTGTGCAACGAGGTAAGCCCCGCACAGAATCCCATGTCCCATTTCCGCCCACCGGCCAAGCAGGCGCGCCGACTAGGGCCGCCCTCGCTGTTTAGCCCAGGCCAAGTCGCAATGTCCGTGAGTCTAGACCGACGTTCTGTTATCGTTGGGGCCTCGTGGTGCATGGTGAGGGGGAACAAGCAATCTGTCGCGAGGGGGGCAGAGGATCGGCGTGTATAGAGTTTTGGGCATAGTCATTTAGAGTTACCGCCGGCCGGTTCATGCTATTTGTAGCTCATTACACTACGGAAATGAGGTAACTATGGATGTTGCCTTTTACACAGATACGAGGGGGGAATTAGGATATACGATGGGTAGCTGGAAACCCGTTACGCCTCTGCGTTCTTGATGACGGATGGGTGGGGTTGCTGCTGCGACTTGCAGCCTGGGCGTTGCCGAGAATGCGGCCGAGAGACGTTCCATGTGTTTCTGTTGAAGAAAAAAAAAGCTTGGGGCCATGGCGCCTCGTAACCGATCTGTAGTACAACATGAGAGATGTGAGTTGCAAGAAGTGGTCGAAGTGCGACTCTGAGAAGTAGTGACAGTAAGCTCACGATAGATGCCGTGCCCGAACATGAAACACCCATCGGTCCGCTCTCCTGATCAAAATGAATTCGCTCGTTGCTTGTAATGCCTCATTCCAGCAACGCAAACTCAGCTATAGCGAGCGCCTCTCCGCCACAGACGAGTAAATCTGTTGGGAGCGAAGCCGAGGGCGGGAAATCTTGGACCCAAGCATTCCGCTATACGCAGAATACGCCACCTAATCAGAGCCTGGCCAGGTCATGTACCAGACGCACCAAGCCCGAGGGCGTAGTCATGACGCGCCAACGCACCCCAGATCCCGAAAGACTGTACGCACGGCTCCAGATTCCACCATCCGCATTATTAATATCGTCACGCGACTTGTCTTGCCACGCTTTGATGATACGTAGGCTTTGTCAACTCTCAAGCCCAGAGTTGCATCGGTACCGAGACTGCGTGCAACAAAATGGGTATCATATTGAAGTCATAACGCTATAGTCCATACGCTTCGCTAGTCATGTGTACATCGCTGTAATATTAGACATTATGGTCTGATCTTACCAGCCTCTGGATTTCCCCTGTTACCCTGCCAGCCCCAGGCCACCCTTTTCATTGTCTTGTCTTCATCCTTACCCGGCCACAAGATTTGTCCGAGCACAACGGCGCGTATGCAGAAGAATGCCGTCATAAACCACAGAATGACTAGCAGAATCGTCAAAGCGCTCGCGACACCATTGATGCCTTGGCTCTGCAGCACCTTGCCAGCTTGGATCGTTGCAAGCGTAAGTCCTGCATTAGGGAAGATAAACGCCCACCAGTTAAGCGAAAAGGACATGTTGCGACACCCAAGTAAAACGGCGACAGTCGTTATCATGAAGAACCAGTAGGCGAACAGGATGATAAAGAGACCTGCCATGATGCCGATTATCCGAACGATCTCGCCATCCGGGACCGAGATGTTGGTGAAGTAATTCGCTGGGACGACCGACGGTGCCTGATtcgcaagggcaagaagaCCGGCAGCAGTGTAGCCTATGATTGTTAGCGTGGGATGCAGGAATGGTGTGGAGGATTGACGTACCAGCGGGTCCAACAGAAACGTACATGCCCGGCCGCGTAGTGGGAGAAGGTAACTCGCTCGTCATCAGGCGTTGCATGTAATGGCTGTACAGCAGGAACGACACGGCCCATGCAAGGCCCTGAAAGAGTACAGCTCCAATGAAGATGTTTCGACTCGCAGGCTCAGGCTGACCCGGTAGTATAGTCCCAGCCAGTGGTCCTACTACAAGCAGCGGATAGATGGGGAAAATCCATGCTGGCACGGCGTCGGCTACGCTTAGTCGCTCCAAACGGAAGAAGAGCGAATACTGCACGATGCCCACAAGAAAGGAAGCAGCGCAGTACATCCAGAAC from Pyrenophora tritici-repentis strain M4 chromosome 1, whole genome shotgun sequence encodes the following:
- a CDS encoding TehA, Tellurite resistance protein and related permease; amino-acid sequence: MHFRDRTHAKYENADEKPPEEVGLRDRLVHFTWPWFACTMSTGSLAVVLGNTPNKFTGLKTIGKVVFIADLVLFTIFSICMFVRFVLVPRKIIASLRHSVEGLFFGTYWVSVALILNCTYIYGNPSTGSWLTKALEVTFWMYCAASFLVGIVQYSLFFRLERLSVADAVPAWIFPIYPLLVVGPLAGTILPGQPEPASRNIFIGAVLFQGLAWAVSFLLYSHYMQRLMTSELPSPTTRPGMYVSVGPAGYTAAGLLALANQAPSVVPANYFTNISVPDGEIVRIIGIMAGLFIILFAYWFFMITTVAVLLGCRNMSFSLNWWAFIFPNAGLTLATIQAGKVLQSQGINGVASALTILLVILWFMTAFFCIRAVVLGQILWPGKDEDKTMKRVAWGWQGNRGNPEAGKIRP